The Manis javanica isolate MJ-LG chromosome 2, MJ_LKY, whole genome shotgun sequence genome contains a region encoding:
- the RNF19A gene encoding E3 ubiquitin-protein ligase RNF19A — MSIIDMSLHRQMGSDRDLQSSASSVSLPSVKKAPKKRRISIGSLFRRKKDNKRKSRELNGGVDGIASIETIHSEMCTDKNSIFSTNTSSDNGLTSISKQIGDFIECPLCLLRHSKDRFPEIMTCHHRSCVDCLRQYLRIEISESRVNISCPECTERFNPHDIRLILSDDVLMEKYEEFMLRRWLVADPDCRWCPAPDCGYAVIAFGCASCPKLTCGREGCGTEFCYHCKQIWHPNQTCDAARQERAQSLRLRTIRSSSISYSQESGAAADDIKPCPRCAAYIIKMNDGSCNHMTCAVCGCEFCWLCMKEISDLHYLSPSGCTFWGKKPWSRKKKILWQLGTLVGAPVGIALIAGIAIPAMILGIPVYVGRKIHNRYEGKDVSKHKRNLAITGGVTLSVIISPVVAAVTVGIGVPIMLAYVYGVVPISLCRSGGCGVSAGNGKGVRIEFDDENDINVGGTNTAVDTTSVAEARHNPSIGEGSVGGLTGSLSASGSHMDRIGAIRDNLSETASTMALAGASITGSLSGSAMVNCFNRLEVQADVQKERYSLSGESGTVSLGTVSDNASTKAMAGSILNSYIPLDKEGNSMEVQVDIESKPSKFRHNSGSSSVEDGSATRSRPGGSSSGLPEGKSSATKWSKEATAGKKSKSGKLRKKSNMKINETREDMDAQLLEQQSTNSSEFEAPSLSDSMPSVADSHSSHFSEFSCSDLESMKTSCSHGSSDYHARFATVNILPEVENDRLENSPHQCSISVLTKTVSCSEVPQLNHTAEEHGNNGLKPNVDSYFGDALKETNNNHSHQTMELKVAIQTEI, encoded by the exons ATGAGCATTATAGACATGAGTTTACATCGGCAAATGGGTTCAGATCGAGATCTTCAGTCTTCTGCTTCATCTGTGAGTTTGCCTTCCGTCAAAAAGGCAcccaaaaaaagaagaatttcAATAGGCTCTCTGTTTCGAAGGAAAAAGGATAACAAGCGTAAATCAAGGGAGCTAAATGGGGGAGTGGATGGAATTGCAAGTATTGAAACTATACATTCTGAAATGTGTACTGATAAGAActccattttctctacaaataCCTCCTCTGATAATGGATTGACTTCAATCAGCAAACAAATTGGAGACTTTATAGAGTGCCCTTTGTGCCTTTTGCGACATTCTAAGGACAGATTTCCTGAGATAATGACTTGTCATCACAGATCTTGTGTGGATTGCTTACGCCAATATCTAAGGATTGAAATTTCTGAAAGTAGAGTTAATATCAGTTGCCCAGAGTGTACTGAACGGTTTAATCCCCATGATATTCGCTTGATATTAAGTGATGATGTCTTGATggaaaaatatgaagaatttaTGCTTAGACGGTGGCTCGTTGCAGATCCGGATTGTAGGTGGTGTCCAGCTCCAGACTGTGG ATATGCTGTGATAGCATTTGGATGTGCCAGCTGTCCAAAATTAACTTGTGGGCGAGAAGGCTGTGGAACAGAGTTTTGTTACCACTGTAAACAGATTTGGCACCCCAATCAGACCTGTGATGCTGCTCGACAAGAGAGAGCCCAGAGTTTACGTCTGAGAACTATACGTTCTTCATCTATAAGTTACAGTCAAGAGTCTGGAGCAGCAG CTGATGATATAAAGCCATGTCCACGATGTGCTGCTTATATAATTAAGATGAATGACGGGAGCTGTAATCACATGACATGTGCTGTCTGTGGTTGTGAGTTTTGTTGGTTGTGTATGAAAGAAATCTCAGATTTACATTATCTCAG TCCATCAGGATGTACTTTTTGGGGGAAGAAACCCTGGAGccgaaagaagaaaatattgtgGCAGCTGGGAACACTTGTTGGTGCTCCTGTAGGAATTGCTTTAATAGCTGGCATTGCTATCCCTGCAATGATTCTTGGCATTCCTGTATATGTGGGCCGTAAG atTCATAATCGATATGAAGGCAAGGACGTTTCAAAGCACAAACGGAATTTGGCTATAACAGGTGGTGTAACATTGTCTGTAATCATATCTCCAGTTGTAGCTGCAGTAACAGTAG GTATTGGTGTTCCTATTATGTTAGCTTATGTCTATGGCGTTGTTCCAATTTCTCTCTGTCGAAGTGGAGGGTGTGGAGTCTCAGCAGGCAATGGAAAAGGAGTCAGGATTGAATTTGATGATGAAAATGATATAAATGTTGGTGGAACTAACACAGCTGTAG aCACAACTTCAGTAGCAGAAGCAAGACACAACCCTAGCATAGGAGAGGGAAGTGTTGGTGGTCTAACTGGCAGTTTGAGTGCAAGTGGAAGCCATATGGACCGAATAGGAGCCATTCGAGACAACCTGAGTGAGACGGCCAGCACCATGGCACTAGCTGGAGCCAGTATAACGGGGAGTCTGTCAGGAAGTGCCATGGTAAACTGTTTTAACAG GTTGGAAGTACAAGCAGATGTACAGAAGGAACGGTACAGTCTAAGTGGAGAATCTGGCACTGTCAGCTTGGGAACAGTTAGTGATAATGCCAGCACCAAAGCAATGGCGGGATCCATTCTGAATTCTTACATCCCATTGGACAA AGAAGGCAACAGTATGGAGGTGCAAGTGGATATTGAATCAAAGCCATCCAAATTCAGGCACAACAGCGGAAGCAGTAGTGTGGAGGATGGCAGTGCCACCCGAAGTCGTCCTGGTGGTTCATCCAGTGGCTTGCCTGAAGGTAAATCCAGTGCCACCAAGTGGTCCAAAGAAGCAACCGCAGGAAAGAAATCGAAAAGTGGTAAATTGAGGAAGAAGAGTAACATGAAGATAAATGAGACCAGAGAGGACATGGATGCACAGTTGTTAGAACAGCAAAGTACGAACTCAAGTGAATTTGAGGCTCCATCCCTCAGTGACAGTATGCCATCTGTAGCTGATTCCCATTCTAGTCATTTTTCTGAATTTAGTTGTTCTGACCTAGAAAGCATGAAAACTTCTTGTAGTCATGGTTCCAGTGATTATCATGCCCGCTTTGCTACTGTTAATATTCTTCCTGAGGTAGAAAATGACCGTCTGGAAAATTCACCACATCAGTGTAGCATTTCTGTGCTTACCAAAACTGTTTCATGTTCAGAAGTTCCACAGTTGAATCATACTGCTGAAGAACATGGCAACAATGGACTGAAACCCAATGTTGATTCATATTTTGGTGATGcactaaaagaaacaaataacaaccaCTCACATCAGACAATGGAATTAAAAGTTGCAATTCAGACTGAAATTTAA